Proteins encoded together in one Coffea arabica cultivar ET-39 chromosome 2c, Coffea Arabica ET-39 HiFi, whole genome shotgun sequence window:
- the LOC113726796 gene encoding uncharacterized protein, with product MQRWCLAVFSVLSFPAPLLSYQIPQRKTESGAKTQVAEERVGSEFSAGGYRKMCGNDTDLKRMNDLAICLACRFSMIARKIPSTGYPTSSTILTPKDPRSSPPGVYLGLRVNKTAFSFGRMLYRHFPLSHLARPSVFNNFMSWEWSIRSAADGDRLNSSPTDDSSSGTRLVRAIQAIRAKLETRIRELRKNFPMKLLFFLVGFYSATAFATVIGQTGDWDILSAALAVAVVEGIGALMYKASLPLIGKLRGLIIMFNYWKAGLSLGLFLDSFKY from the exons ATGCAGAGGTGGTGTCTGGCGGTCTTCTCAGTTCTCAGTTTCCCCGCTCCTCTCCTCTCTTATCAAATCCCACAGAGGAAAACAGAAAGTGGAGCCAAAACCCAAGTGGCAGAAG AAAGAGTGGGATCTGAATTTTCTGCTGGAGGCTACCGGAAGATGTGTGGGAATGATACGGATTTGAAGAGGATGAATGACTTAGCCATTT GTTTGGCATGCAGGTTCTCCATGATAGCCAGGAAAATACCATCGACTGGCTATCCTACAAGTTCCACAATTCTTACTCCTAAAGACCCAAGATCAAGCCCACCTGGTGTGTACCTTGGTCTTCGTGTTAATAAAACTGCTTTTTCTTTTGGCAGAATGCTCTATCGTCATTTCCCTCTCTCTCACCTGGCACGTCCTTCTGTATTCAACAATTTCAT GAGTTGGGAGTGGTCTATTAGAAGCGCTGCAGATGGTGACAGGCTAAATTCTTCCCCTACAGATGATAGCAGCAGTGGAACTCGACTTGTTAGGGCTATCCAAGCCATTCGGGCCAAGTTAGAAACAAGAATCAGGGAGTTAAGGAAGAATTTCCCGATGAAGTTACTCTTCTTCTTGGTGGGATTTTACAGTGCAACCGCCTTTGCCACTGTTATTGGGCAAACTGGTGACTGGGATATTCTATCTGCTGCATTAGCCGTTGCTGTAGTGGAGGGAATTGGAGCTCTCATGTATAAAGCTTCTCTGCCTTTGATTGGCAAGTTGAGGGGCTTAATCATCATGTTTAATTATTGGAAAGCTGGACTTTCTCTTGGTCTTTTTCTTGATTCCTTCAAGTACTAG
- the LOC113726797 gene encoding protein GRAVITROPIC IN THE LIGHT 1-like: MQPTGGKDTQLRDNNSQKVHPQPMEEAINQNPEALEALISRIFTNISSLKSAYIQLQTAHTPYDPDKIQAADKLVISELKNLSELKHFYREHNPKPVCVSPQDSRLAAEIQEQQSLLKTYEVMVKKFQSEIQNKDSEINQLQQQIQEANQKRVKLEKNLKLRGLSAKESEGSGDENGVFSMDLTPDLIKSAVEAAYKAIHDFSKPLINMMKAAGWDLDAAANSIEPDVVYAKRAHKKYAFEAHICQRMFSGFQEESFSLKLDNVTMDKGSFFNQYLALRDMDPLDAVGQSPDSPFGKFCRSKYLVVVHPKMEASFFGNLDQRNYVMGGGHPRTPFYQAFLKLAKSIWLLHRLANSFDPMVKVFQVKKGSEFSEVYMDSVVKNFVIEDADQKPRVGLMVMPGFWIGGSVIQSQVYLTGVMVAE, from the coding sequence ATGCAACCCACAGGTGGTAAAGATACCCAACTTCGTGATAACAATAGCCAGAAGGTCCATCCACAACCCATGGAAGAGGCCATAAATCAAAATCCTGAAGCATTGGAAGCACTAATTTCTAGGATTTTTACAAACATTTCCTCCCTGAAGTCGGCCTACATTCAGCTTCAAACTGCTCATACTCCCTATGACCCCGATAAAATTCAAGCTGCTGATAAACTTGTGATTTCAGAGCTGAAGAATCTCTCTGAACTCAAGCACTTTTACAGGGAGCATAATCCAAAACCTGTTTGTGTCTCTCCACAGGACTCTCGCTTGGCCGCAGAGATCCAGGAGCAGCAGAGTCTATTGAAAACTTATGAGGTTATGGTGAAGAAATTTCAGTCTGAAATTCAGAATAAGGACTCTGAAATAAATCAATTGCAGCAGCAGATCCAGGAGGCAAATCAGAAGCGAGTAAAACTGGAAAAGAATCTCAAGCTGAGAGGCTTGTCAGCCAAAGAATCAGAAGGCTCAGGTGATGAAAATGGTGTCTTTTCTATGGATTTGACCCCTGACCTTATCAAGTCAGCTGTGGAAGCTGCTTATAAAGCCATTCATGATTTCTCTAAGCCGCTAATCAACATGATGAAAGCTGCTGGGTGGGATCTTGATGCAGCTGCAAATTCCATAGAGCCTGATGTTGTTTATGCTAAGAGAGCTCACAAAAAATATGCATTTGAAGCCCATATTTGCCAACGAATGTTCAGTGGTTTTCAGGAAGAAAGCTTTTCTCTGAAACTTGACAATGTGACCATGGATAAAGGAAGTTTTTTCAACCAATATCTTGCCTTACGTGATATGGATCCTCTGGATGCTGTTGGGCAAAGCCCAGATTCCCCTTTTGGAAAGTTTTGTCGGAGCAAGTACCTGGTGGTGGTTCATCCAAAGATGGAGGCTTCATTTTTTGGCAACCTGGATCAGCGAAACTATGTGATGGGTGGTGGTCATCCAAGGACACCTTTCTACCAGGCATTCTTGAAACTAGCCAAGTCTATCTGGCTTTTACATAGATTAGCAAATTCCTTTGACCCTATGGttaaggttttccaggtcaagaAGGGGAGTGAGTTCTCTGAAGTGTATATGGATAGTGTAGTGAAAAATTTTGTTATTGAAGACGCTGACCAAAAGCCTAGGGTCGGTTTAATGGTTATGCCAGGATTTTGGATTGGAGGCAGTGTGATACAGAGCCAAGTCTACTTAACAGGTGTGATGGTTGCAGAATGA